GGGGTGGCACCGGAATGGTTGGATGCATGCGGACAGGAGTACCGTTTTTTTACCCGTTACGTACAAGGTGAGATTTCCCTGGAAGAGGCGGTGAGGCTGACAAATACAAGCCTTCACCAGTACGTAAAACGGCAATACACATGGTGGCGCAGACACAGTGACATTCACTGGATTGGGAGCCAAGATGAAGCCCTACAAATTGTGAAACGGTTCCTCGATCGCTAACAGAGTGGTATACTCGGGTCATGTCTGACCAGCCCGATGCACCGGCCCCGAAAGCAGCGTCCAAAGTCCAGTCGCGTCTCGTACGCCACTCGCCCCTCAAGCGTGTAGCAAAGCCAGCGGCTGAACCGGACAATCCCCCAGCACAAGCTGAGGAAGATAGCGCCGCGCCTGTATCGCGTCCTGTTCTTGTTGAATTCCGTGACATTACCAAGGAATACGGCAA
The window above is part of the Verrucomicrobiia bacterium genome. Proteins encoded here:
- a CDS encoding tRNA (adenosine(37)-N6)-dimethylallyltransferase MiaA — its product is GVAPEWLDACGQEYRFFTRYVQGEISLEEAVRLTNTSLHQYVKRQYTWWRRHSDIHWIGSQDEALQIVKRFLDR